A genomic window from Leptolyngbya sp. BL0902 includes:
- the rpsI gene encoding 30S ribosomal protein S9, whose product MQATDQSDRAVYWGTGRRKSAIARVRLVPGSGQLTINKRPGEEYLQFNPAYLTSTKAPLEVLGLENDYDILVNVKGGGLTGQADAIRLGVARALCELAPENRKPLKVEGYLTRDPRAKERKKYGLKKARKAPQFSKR is encoded by the coding sequence ATGCAGGCCACCGATCAATCTGACCGCGCAGTTTACTGGGGCACCGGACGCCGGAAGTCCGCCATTGCTCGGGTTCGTCTGGTTCCCGGCAGCGGACAACTGACCATCAACAAGCGCCCCGGCGAAGAATATCTGCAATTTAACCCCGCCTACCTGACGTCCACCAAAGCTCCCCTTGAGGTGCTGGGTCTGGAAAACGACTACGACATCCTGGTCAACGTCAAGGGCGGTGGCTTGACCGGACAAGCCGATGCAATTCGGCTGGGGGTGGCCCGCGCTCTGTGCGAACTGGCCCCTGAAAACCGCAAGCCCCTGAAGGTGGAAGGCTATCTGACCCGTGACCCCCGCGCCAAAGAGCGGAAAAAGTACGGTCTCAAGAAAGCCCGCAAGGCACCTCAGTTCTCCAAGCGTTAA
- the rpmE gene encoding 50S ribosomal protein L31 codes for MAKSDIHPTWYPEAKVFCDGQEVMTVGSTKPELHVDVWSGNHPFYTGTQKIIDTEGRVERFLRKYGMTDSTAKQDDKA; via the coding sequence ATGGCGAAGTCTGACATCCACCCCACCTGGTATCCCGAAGCCAAGGTTTTTTGCGACGGTCAGGAAGTGATGACCGTGGGTTCTACCAAACCCGAACTCCACGTTGATGTGTGGTCGGGCAACCACCCCTTCTACACGGGCACCCAGAAGATTATCGACACGGAAGGCCGTGTGGAGCGCTTCCTGCGGAAGTACGGCATGACCGATTCCACCGCCAAGCAAGACGACAAAGCCTAG
- the rplM gene encoding 50S ribosomal protein L13 — protein MTTKTYIPSQASIDRQWYVVDAEGQRLGRLAAEIASILRGKNKPTFTPNMDTGDFVIVVNADKVVVTGRKSTTKLYRRHSGRPGGMKTETFDKLQARIPSRIIEQAVKGMLPKTTLGRQQFTKLKVYAGAEHPHQAQSPQTLVINTIPGEVK, from the coding sequence ATGACAACGAAAACCTACATCCCCTCCCAAGCGTCCATTGATCGGCAGTGGTACGTGGTTGACGCGGAAGGCCAGCGCCTCGGTCGTCTGGCGGCAGAGATTGCTTCCATCCTGCGGGGCAAAAACAAGCCGACCTTCACCCCGAATATGGACACCGGGGACTTTGTGATTGTGGTGAACGCGGACAAGGTCGTGGTGACGGGGCGCAAGTCTACCACCAAGCTCTATCGCCGTCACTCCGGTCGTCCGGGCGGGATGAAAACCGAGACCTTTGACAAGCTGCAAGCTCGCATTCCCAGCCGGATCATCGAGCAAGCGGTGAAGGGGATGCTGCCCAAGACCACCCTGGGCCGTCAGCAGTTCACCAAGCTCAAAGTGTACGCTGGGGCTGAGCATCCCCACCAAGCTCAGTCTCCCCAAACCCTTGTTATCAACACGATTCCTGGAGAAGTGAAGTAA
- the rplQ gene encoding 50S ribosomal protein L17, with product MRHRCRVHQLSKPADQRKALLRALTTELIRHGRITTTKARAQAVREEADRMITLAKDGSLSARRRALGYIYDKQLVHALFNEAPQRYADRQGGYTRILKTISRRGDNSEMAIIELT from the coding sequence ATGCGCCACCGTTGTCGCGTTCATCAATTGAGTAAGCCTGCTGATCAGCGCAAAGCCCTGCTGCGGGCCTTGACGACCGAGCTGATTCGCCATGGCCGCATCACCACCACCAAAGCCCGTGCCCAAGCCGTTCGGGAAGAAGCCGACCGGATGATCACCCTGGCGAAGGATGGATCTCTGTCAGCGCGTCGTCGTGCCCTGGGCTACATCTACGACAAACAGCTTGTCCACGCCCTCTTCAATGAAGCGCCTCAGCGCTATGCGGATCGCCAAGGTGGCTATACCCGCATCCTGAAAACCATCAGCCGTCGGGGAGATAACTCCGAGATGGCGATCATTGAGCTCACCTAG
- the truA gene encoding tRNA pseudouridine(38-40) synthase TruA, which produces MEKISPIQRSLAQNPAEFGQSTQRVALIVQYVGTDLHGWQWQPNARTVQGELEQALASVVGYPIRVSGAGRTDTGVHAAAQVAHFDAPAFIPAHRWAEVLNARLSQDILVRASAQVEEDWHAQFSAQWRRYRYTLYTGACPNLFVRPFVWHYHHHDLDQARIQAALDAMVGYHDMTAFHRARSGKSHSWVDMQEAQCQRQGDFVTVELQAKGFLYGMVRLIMGLVVKVGQGEMSPGAFHQLWQKRQRDRVKYSAPAKGLCLLRVGYDPSPFPREVWFDAQPQFYLGMAA; this is translated from the coding sequence ATGGAAAAGATTTCCCCCATCCAGCGCAGCCTAGCCCAAAACCCCGCCGAGTTTGGCCAGTCCACTCAGCGGGTGGCTTTGATTGTGCAGTATGTAGGAACCGATCTCCATGGGTGGCAGTGGCAGCCCAATGCCCGCACGGTGCAAGGGGAGCTGGAACAGGCTTTAGCTTCTGTGGTGGGTTATCCCATCCGGGTAAGTGGGGCAGGACGCACGGATACCGGAGTTCACGCGGCGGCTCAGGTCGCTCATTTTGATGCCCCGGCTTTTATCCCTGCCCATCGCTGGGCCGAGGTGTTGAACGCCAGACTGTCCCAGGATATCTTGGTGCGTGCTTCGGCGCAGGTAGAGGAGGACTGGCACGCCCAGTTTTCCGCCCAGTGGCGGCGCTACCGTTACACCCTATACACCGGAGCCTGTCCTAACTTGTTTGTGCGACCCTTTGTGTGGCACTACCACCACCATGATCTAGATCAGGCTAGGATCCAGGCGGCCCTAGACGCGATGGTCGGCTACCACGACATGACCGCCTTCCATCGGGCGAGATCGGGCAAGTCCCACTCCTGGGTGGACATGCAGGAGGCCCAGTGCCAGCGCCAGGGGGATTTTGTGACCGTGGAACTCCAGGCCAAGGGATTTCTCTACGGCATGGTCAGGCTAATCATGGGCCTGGTGGTGAAGGTGGGCCAAGGGGAGATGTCGCCCGGTGCTTTCCACCAGCTTTGGCAGAAACGCCAGCGGGATCGAGTTAAATACTCGGCCCCTGCCAAGGGCCTCTGCCTGCTCAGGGTTGGCTATGACCCGTCTCCCTTCCCCAGGGAGGTGTGGTTTGATGCCCAGCCTCAGTTTTATCTGGGTATGGCGGCCTAG